The following proteins come from a genomic window of Posidoniimonas polymericola:
- a CDS encoding autotransporter-associated beta strand repeat-containing protein, whose product MKRAKKAATLLAATGLMFGAAAANAQTTLEEFQWNKLAPAGVQDWTVGSNWMAPTAPPGNATYPDDPMHTDVDTEAIGPVVGANLAVGLTSDLNVSIGNSDITISSLKLGVNGRTTTISGGTGTLLFKQDEPSLIEVKPDPDDEEDPPAMVDFYTCSFNCGTSLVTSLGSTSTNVISAKIGSVESIDFSGPRTLTLSGGLYEVASSPADDTTSNNTIFRSHIGTYNPAVGIDNQPRLLVTGPLVTVDDKVLNADMTPTDQALTLNGGGPGTPQFLNDDNTEFGQGFAHGIIDLAGGISGPGKLRLGTQSRADEAVPLGTVVLYDNTYTGGTTIDRGNVILRSNNAFGPTGTVQNGNPANQIGYNLIVEPGVGESAVGLERVITNPWNVPHDFTVKGQHSLKLTGNAPASNSAGWVNNLEPGATFTMTGRIYTSENPENIYTFDGSGRTVIQGVIANAANAFLDSGGPQTTMFQKLGTGTVVVESSLHGATNTFKAGTSNPTSDTILISGGNLHFAAIGDMGAASGTVRSTGGAIGVDTGTIAAVNNGSGNFANRFSNFAMRPTYPGLFPNSEVPGFSEYDNGGLMLTTAADAAAAINFTTGNMARFQDMTLAAPEGGMTFTGTITPANSTYRLGGGSGTLTIAASKLAGAPNLVVTNGGDYKNPNGEDRERLGMVRLTGTTTNALSTKILARYHSTLQDQAAADDVALAEEEQLQGTTLAVASLADGASSIGSSTSAGSLLIQGSTLRYEGAAGSTNRQFTIGTAGATLDASGTGAINFTSTDALTMDTAQSRGGIVDSFEKRGGTLGGDLYDLGDTSDLLIGMGVSGNLIPDDTVITRILSPTRVALSNAVEEGTFATNTTVSFTEVDRYLTLTGDNAGDNRLAAQIVDSANSGVVGVEKSGAGKWVLSNAANNYTGDTIVEDGVLSLEAAFLADSSDVRLFEDGTLDLNFAGSDDINSLYFNDLPVSIGTWGSLASGADNKRDWFTGLGILNVGMLGAIGDLAGDFNRDGVVNAADYTVWRDNDGAANEDALNGNGDGLGGIDGNDLALWKSNYGATLASASLDTGAVPEPSVLVLMLAAAPLGLRGRRR is encoded by the coding sequence ATGAAACGGGCGAAGAAAGCGGCAACCCTGCTGGCTGCAACGGGTCTGATGTTTGGCGCTGCGGCGGCAAACGCCCAGACGACCCTGGAAGAATTCCAGTGGAACAAGCTTGCGCCGGCCGGCGTGCAAGACTGGACCGTCGGCTCGAACTGGATGGCGCCGACAGCCCCCCCGGGCAACGCCACCTACCCCGACGACCCAATGCACACCGACGTCGACACCGAAGCGATCGGACCGGTGGTCGGCGCCAACCTGGCGGTCGGTCTGACCTCGGACCTCAATGTCAGCATCGGCAACTCGGACATCACCATCTCTTCGCTCAAGCTGGGCGTCAACGGACGCACCACCACCATCAGCGGCGGCACGGGCACCCTGCTCTTCAAGCAGGACGAGCCCTCGCTCATCGAGGTGAAGCCCGACCCGGACGACGAAGAAGACCCGCCTGCGATGGTCGACTTCTACACGTGCTCGTTCAACTGCGGAACGTCGCTCGTGACGAGCCTGGGCAGCACCTCGACGAACGTCATCAGCGCCAAGATCGGCTCGGTCGAGTCGATCGACTTCTCCGGCCCCCGCACGCTCACGCTGTCGGGCGGTCTGTACGAGGTCGCCAGCAGCCCGGCCGACGACACGACCTCCAACAACACGATCTTCCGCAGCCACATCGGCACGTACAACCCGGCCGTCGGGATCGACAACCAGCCCCGCCTGCTGGTGACCGGCCCGCTCGTGACCGTGGACGACAAGGTCCTCAACGCCGATATGACCCCGACCGACCAGGCGCTGACGCTCAACGGCGGCGGTCCTGGCACCCCGCAGTTCCTCAACGACGACAATACCGAATTCGGCCAGGGCTTCGCCCACGGCATCATCGACCTCGCGGGCGGGATCAGCGGACCGGGCAAGCTGCGTCTGGGAACCCAGAGCCGCGCCGACGAGGCGGTGCCGCTCGGCACGGTCGTGCTCTACGACAACACCTATACCGGCGGCACCACTATCGACCGCGGCAACGTGATCCTCCGGAGCAACAACGCGTTCGGGCCCACCGGCACGGTGCAGAACGGCAACCCCGCCAACCAAATCGGCTACAACCTGATTGTTGAGCCGGGCGTCGGCGAATCGGCGGTCGGGCTGGAGCGGGTGATCACCAACCCCTGGAACGTCCCGCACGACTTCACCGTGAAGGGGCAGCACTCGCTGAAGCTCACCGGCAACGCGCCGGCTTCCAACAGCGCCGGCTGGGTGAACAACCTAGAACCGGGCGCAACGTTCACCATGACAGGGCGGATCTACACCTCGGAGAACCCCGAGAACATCTACACATTCGACGGCAGCGGCCGCACCGTTATCCAGGGCGTGATCGCCAATGCGGCGAACGCGTTCCTCGACAGCGGCGGCCCTCAGACCACCATGTTCCAGAAGCTGGGAACCGGCACGGTTGTGGTTGAGTCAAGCCTGCACGGCGCCACCAACACCTTCAAAGCCGGCACCTCCAACCCGACCTCCGACACCATCCTGATCAGCGGCGGCAACCTCCACTTCGCCGCCATCGGCGACATGGGCGCCGCCAGCGGCACGGTCCGGTCTACCGGCGGCGCGATCGGCGTCGACACCGGCACGATCGCCGCCGTCAACAACGGCTCGGGCAACTTCGCAAACCGCTTCAGTAACTTCGCGATGCGTCCGACCTACCCCGGACTGTTCCCGAACAGCGAAGTCCCCGGCTTTAGCGAGTACGACAACGGCGGTCTGATGCTGACCACCGCGGCCGACGCCGCTGCAGCGATCAACTTCACAACGGGCAACATGGCCCGCTTCCAGGACATGACCCTGGCGGCCCCCGAGGGCGGGATGACCTTCACCGGCACGATTACGCCGGCGAACAGCACCTACCGCCTGGGTGGCGGCAGCGGCACGCTGACCATCGCGGCCAGCAAGCTGGCGGGCGCCCCAAACCTGGTCGTCACCAATGGTGGCGACTACAAGAACCCCAACGGCGAGGACCGCGAGCGGCTAGGCATGGTGCGTCTCACCGGCACGACCACCAACGCGCTGTCCACCAAGATCCTGGCCCGGTACCACTCGACGCTGCAGGACCAGGCCGCCGCGGACGACGTAGCGCTGGCCGAAGAAGAGCAGCTGCAGGGCACCACGCTGGCGGTCGCCAGCCTGGCGGACGGCGCCAGCAGCATCGGCTCGTCGACCTCGGCCGGCAGCCTGCTGATCCAGGGCTCGACCCTCCGCTACGAGGGCGCCGCCGGCAGCACCAACCGGCAGTTTACCATCGGCACCGCCGGCGCCACGCTTGACGCCTCGGGAACGGGGGCCATCAACTTTACCAGCACCGACGCCCTGACCATGGACACCGCGCAGTCGCGGGGGGGCATCGTCGACTCGTTCGAGAAGCGTGGCGGAACCCTTGGCGGCGACCTCTACGACCTCGGCGACACCAGCGACCTGCTCATCGGCATGGGGGTCAGCGGCAACCTGATCCCGGACGACACCGTGATAACGAGGATCCTCAGCCCGACCCGCGTCGCCCTCAGCAACGCGGTCGAAGAGGGCACCTTCGCCACCAACACGACCGTCAGCTTCACGGAGGTCGATCGCTACCTGACGCTTACCGGCGACAATGCGGGCGACAACCGCCTGGCGGCCCAGATCGTCGACTCCGCCAACAGCGGCGTGGTGGGCGTCGAGAAGTCCGGCGCGGGCAAGTGGGTGCTTAGCAACGCCGCCAACAACTACACCGGCGACACGATTGTCGAAGACGGTGTCCTCAGCCTCGAGGCCGCCTTCCTCGCCGACAGCTCGGACGTCCGCCTGTTTGAGGACGGCACGCTCGACCTGAACTTCGCCGGCAGCGACGACATCAACTCGCTGTACTTCAACGACCTGCCGGTCTCGATCGGCACGTGGGGCAGCCTGGCTTCCGGCGCCGACAACAAGCGGGATTGGTTCACCGGCCTCGGCATCCTGAACGTCGGCATGCTCGGCGCGATCGGCGACCTGGCCGGCGACTTCAACCGCGACGGCGTCGTGAACGCGGCCGACTACACCGTCTGGCGTGACAACGACGGCGCCGCCAACGAGGACGCCCTCAACGGCAACGGCGACGGCCTAGGCGGCATCGACGGCAACGACCTGGCCCTGTGGAAGAGCAACTACGGGGCGACGCTCGCCTCTGCGAGCCTGGACACGGGCGCCGTGCCCGAGCCTTCGGTCCTCGTGCTGATGCTGGCGGCCGCGCCACTCGGCCTGCGGGGCCGGCGCCGCTAA
- a CDS encoding PEP-CTERM sorting domain-containing protein: MKVTTWCFGLLAVALIATPAKAASLLAYEGFDYADGTDIGLGAGADTGTGWSADWARNSSNGVENSLRAVVGSLGYQDTDGRVLATSGGYGLVDWNGLLPDNADAAGSGSNKNAQWFRNLDLSATGATNMGELVGPGNSYYQSFIAERRGVLDPVVVDTNGDMIADTTVNAPNGYSRNAHYTLVNGNRFGEAVQIGGVGVKKDAWTLRAKNSAAEDQVSDVRFSYNQQFVVVKVTPGVLDVNDPNFVPDLVEVWFNPLLSSEGAAGAPDLVKYVLDNDVAPYDVAQTGVALAAGNFSGNRSGSVMAFDEIRVGLNWGSVTPYVGQVVPEPASLALLGLCGLGLAGARRRS, translated from the coding sequence ATGAAAGTTACAACTTGGTGCTTCGGCCTGCTGGCCGTGGCTCTCATCGCGACGCCCGCCAAGGCGGCGTCACTTCTCGCCTACGAAGGCTTTGATTACGCGGACGGCACCGACATTGGCCTCGGCGCCGGCGCCGACACCGGCACCGGCTGGTCCGCCGACTGGGCCCGCAACAGCTCCAACGGCGTCGAGAACAGCCTGCGTGCTGTCGTCGGCAGCCTCGGCTATCAAGACACCGACGGCCGCGTGCTGGCGACCTCCGGCGGCTACGGCCTGGTCGACTGGAACGGCCTGCTCCCCGACAACGCGGACGCGGCTGGCTCGGGCTCAAACAAGAACGCCCAGTGGTTCCGCAACCTCGACCTGTCCGCCACCGGCGCCACAAACATGGGTGAGCTGGTCGGCCCGGGCAACTCTTACTACCAGTCGTTCATCGCCGAACGGCGTGGCGTGCTCGATCCGGTTGTTGTCGACACGAACGGCGACATGATCGCCGACACGACCGTCAACGCCCCGAACGGCTACTCTCGCAACGCCCACTACACTCTGGTCAACGGCAACCGCTTCGGCGAAGCGGTCCAGATCGGTGGCGTCGGCGTAAAGAAGGACGCCTGGACCCTCCGCGCCAAGAACTCGGCCGCCGAGGACCAGGTCAGCGACGTGCGGTTCTCCTACAACCAGCAGTTTGTGGTTGTGAAGGTCACCCCGGGCGTCCTCGACGTGAATGACCCGAACTTTGTCCCCGACCTGGTCGAGGTCTGGTTCAACCCGCTCCTCTCGTCGGAAGGCGCCGCGGGCGCTCCCGACCTGGTGAAGTACGTCCTCGACAACGACGTCGCCCCGTACGATGTCGCTCAGACGGGCGTCGCCCTGGCCGCCGGTAACTTCAGCGGCAACCGCAGCGGTTCCGTGATGGCCTTCGACGAGATCCGCGTCGGCCTGAACTGGGGTTCGGTTACCCCGTACGTCGGGCAGGTGGTTCCCGAGCCCGCCTCGCTGGCCCTCCTTGGGCTGTGCGGCCTCGGCCTCGCCGGCGCTCGTCGCCGCAGCTAG